One genomic region from Paracoccus pantotrophus encodes:
- the gpmI gene encoding 2,3-bisphosphoglycerate-independent phosphoglycerate mutase — protein sequence MTRPKPVVLCILDGWGISSRPEQSAPDQARTPHFDRLMRGCPHGTLVTFGPDVGLPRGQMGNSEVGHTNIGAGRVVAMDLGQIDLAIEDGSFYENAALGEFIRKLKASGGTAHLMGVVSDGGVHGHVQHVIAAARAVADKGVPVVVHAITDGRDVPPASAAGFVTELQRALPEAARIGTVIGRYYAMDRDNRWERVARAYAAMVRAEGLPAPDAAQAVAEAYARDETDEFIQPTVIDGYAGAGDGDGFFCLNFRADRAREILAAIGQPDFAAFDTGRRPQWAALLGMVDYSASHDEYMQAAYPKRQVVNTLGAWVAAKGLRQFRLAETEKYPHVTFFLNGGKETPEPGEDRFMPASPKVATYDLAPEMAAPEVSAKLVEAIEAGYDLIVVNYANPDMVGHTGSLPAAIRACEAVDKGLGMMLAALEKSGGAAVVIADHGNCETTIDPETGGPHTAHTTNPVPVIVFGGPEGATLRNGRLADVAPTVLDLMGLDLPPEMTGTSLIERA from the coding sequence ATGACCCGTCCGAAACCCGTCGTCCTTTGCATCCTCGATGGCTGGGGCATTTCCTCGCGACCCGAGCAGAGCGCACCCGACCAGGCCAGGACGCCGCATTTCGACCGGCTGATGCGCGGCTGTCCGCATGGGACGCTGGTGACCTTCGGCCCCGATGTCGGCCTGCCCAGGGGACAGATGGGCAATTCCGAGGTCGGGCACACCAATATCGGCGCCGGCCGCGTCGTGGCCATGGACCTGGGCCAGATCGACCTGGCGATCGAGGACGGCAGCTTCTACGAGAATGCCGCGCTGGGTGAGTTCATCCGCAAGCTCAAGGCCAGCGGCGGCACCGCGCATCTGATGGGCGTCGTTTCGGACGGCGGCGTGCATGGCCATGTCCAGCATGTCATCGCCGCCGCCCGCGCCGTGGCCGACAAGGGCGTGCCGGTGGTGGTCCATGCCATCACCGATGGCCGCGACGTGCCGCCGGCATCGGCCGCGGGCTTCGTCACCGAGCTTCAGCGCGCCCTGCCCGAGGCCGCCCGCATCGGCACCGTCATCGGCCGTTATTACGCCATGGACCGCGACAACCGCTGGGAACGCGTCGCCCGGGCCTATGCCGCCATGGTCCGCGCCGAGGGATTGCCCGCCCCCGATGCCGCGCAGGCCGTGGCCGAGGCCTATGCCCGCGACGAAACCGACGAGTTCATCCAGCCCACGGTGATCGACGGCTATGCGGGCGCCGGGGACGGCGACGGCTTCTTCTGCCTCAATTTCCGCGCCGACCGGGCGCGCGAGATCCTGGCCGCCATCGGCCAGCCGGACTTCGCCGCCTTCGACACCGGCCGGCGGCCGCAATGGGCGGCGCTGCTGGGCATGGTCGACTATTCGGCCAGCCATGACGAATACATGCAGGCCGCCTATCCCAAGCGGCAGGTGGTGAACACGCTGGGCGCCTGGGTCGCGGCCAAGGGCCTGCGCCAGTTCCGCCTGGCCGAGACCGAGAAATATCCGCATGTCACCTTCTTCCTGAACGGCGGCAAGGAAACCCCCGAGCCGGGCGAGGACCGCTTCATGCCGGCCAGCCCCAAGGTCGCGACCTATGACCTGGCGCCCGAAATGGCCGCGCCCGAGGTCAGCGCCAAGCTCGTCGAGGCCATCGAGGCAGGCTACGATCTGATCGTGGTGAACTATGCCAATCCCGACATGGTCGGGCATACCGGCAGCCTGCCCGCCGCCATCCGCGCCTGCGAAGCGGTGGACAAGGGGCTGGGCATGATGCTGGCAGCCCTGGAAAAATCCGGCGGTGCCGCGGTGGTCATTGCCGATCACGGCAATTGCGAGACCACCATCGACCCCGAGACCGGCGGGCCGCATACCGCCCATACCACCAACCCGGTGCCGGTGATCGTCTTCGGCGGGCCCGAGGGCGCGACGCTGCGCAACGGCCGGCTGGCCGACGTGGCGCCGACGGTGCTGGACCTGATGGGCCTGGACCTGCCGCCCGAGATGACCGGCACCTCGCTGATCGAGCGGGCATGA
- a CDS encoding YbaK/EbsC family protein → MSKSLRRVQSALEAAGLAARIRETDDSARTAQGAAAAVGCAVDQIAKSVIFRGEESGHVVLFLTAGGNRVDPAKATGVAGQRLDKADAELIRAETGFAIGGVAPVGHLRRIEAWLDPRLLDFDLVWAAAGTPRHVFAIAPADLLRITGAKAADFTA, encoded by the coding sequence ATGAGCAAGAGCTTGCGCCGCGTGCAATCGGCGCTGGAGGCGGCCGGCCTTGCCGCCCGGATCCGCGAGACCGACGACAGCGCCCGCACCGCCCAGGGCGCCGCGGCGGCGGTCGGCTGCGCCGTGGACCAGATCGCCAAGTCGGTCATCTTTCGCGGCGAGGAAAGCGGTCATGTGGTGCTGTTCCTGACCGCCGGCGGCAATCGCGTCGATCCGGCCAAGGCGACCGGGGTGGCCGGGCAGCGCCTGGACAAGGCCGATGCCGAATTGATCCGGGCCGAGACCGGCTTTGCCATCGGCGGCGTCGCCCCGGTCGGGCATCTGCGCCGGATCGAGGCCTGGCTGGACCCGCGCCTGCTGGATTTCGACCTGGTCTGGGCGGCGGCGGGCACGCCGCGCCATGTCTTTGCCATCGCGCCCGCGGATCTGCTCCGCATTACCGGCGCGAAGGCGGCGGATTTCACCGCCTGA
- a CDS encoding LOG family protein: MTELDERSHPFRDSHQDVAVAQTTPDTAQTRAPAYRLAFTDTEFLLREELRPVRLQLELLKPQMIMDARGIRSTVVMFGGARIPAPERREGARTPALAALSHYYDEARRFARLMTERSLKSYGAENVICTGGGPGVMEAGNLGAHEAGGASIGLSIVLPHEQTPNAYVTPDLCFNFHYFAIRKMHFLMRAKAVTIFPGGFGTMDEMFEALTLIQTGRMRRVPFILFGPEFWHKVINWQALAEAGTISPEDLELISFVESADEAVEIIDNWVVPCA; this comes from the coding sequence ATGACAGAACTTGACGAGCGCAGCCACCCGTTCCGCGACAGCCATCAGGACGTGGCCGTGGCGCAGACCACGCCCGACACGGCACAGACCCGCGCGCCGGCCTATCGGCTGGCTTTTACCGATACCGAATTCCTGCTGCGCGAGGAACTGCGCCCGGTGCGGTTGCAGCTTGAACTGCTCAAGCCACAGATGATCATGGATGCGCGCGGCATCCGCTCGACCGTGGTGATGTTCGGCGGCGCCCGCATCCCCGCCCCCGAGCGGCGCGAGGGCGCGCGCACCCCGGCGCTGGCCGCCCTGTCGCATTACTATGACGAGGCGCGGCGCTTTGCCCGGCTGATGACCGAACGCAGCCTGAAAAGCTATGGCGCCGAGAACGTGATCTGCACCGGCGGCGGGCCGGGGGTGATGGAGGCGGGCAACCTGGGCGCGCATGAGGCGGGCGGCGCCTCGATCGGCCTGTCCATCGTGCTGCCGCACGAGCAGACGCCGAACGCCTATGTGACGCCGGACCTGTGCTTCAACTTCCACTATTTCGCCATCCGCAAGATGCATTTCCTGATGCGGGCCAAGGCGGTGACCATCTTTCCCGGCGGCTTCGGCACCATGGATGAGATGTTCGAGGCCCTGACCCTGATCCAGACCGGCCGCATGCGGCGCGTGCCCTTCATCCTGTTCGGACCGGAATTCTGGCACAAGGTCATCAACTGGCAGGCCCTGGCCGAGGCCGGCACCATCAGCCCCGAGGATCTGGAACTGATCAGCTTCGTGGAAAGCGCCGACGAGGCGGTCGAGATCATCGACAACTGGGTCGTGCCCTGCGCCTGA
- a CDS encoding S41 family peptidase, with the protein MKHYLLAGAIGTLAGITVATQFAGPLVAQESGRNASVYEQLDLFGNVFERVRADYVEQVDDKKLIEAAINGMLTSLDPHSSFLSAKDYDDMQTQTRGSFGGLGIEVGQEDGLVKVISPIDDTPAAEAGVRAGDYITHVNGESLMGMNLDEAVEKMRGPVGSEIKITILREGEKEPFDLTITRDTIKLTVVKTRIEGHAVVLRVTTFNDETFSTLKTEMDKAIKEAGGIDKVTGFVLDLRNNPGGLLNQAIEVSDAFLDKGEIVSTRGRKPEESERWNAKPGDLAQGKPMVTLINGGSASASEIVTGALQDHRRAIVVGTKSFGKGSVQTVMPVTSDSAIRLTTARYYTPSGRSIQSLGIQPDIIVEQPAPKPQEEDEAGKPRTESKFLNSEADLRGALNNDSISDEERKQIEEEAKQVEATAKLREEDYQLAYAVDILKGLAAVDYHAQAVPDAAKPAVTGEDAAQGAQAE; encoded by the coding sequence ATGAAACATTATCTTCTGGCAGGGGCGATCGGCACGCTTGCGGGCATCACCGTCGCCACCCAATTCGCCGGCCCGCTGGTCGCGCAGGAATCGGGCAGGAACGCCTCGGTCTATGAGCAGCTGGACCTGTTCGGCAACGTGTTCGAGCGGGTGCGCGCCGACTATGTCGAGCAGGTGGACGACAAGAAGCTGATCGAGGCGGCGATCAACGGCATGCTGACCTCGCTCGACCCGCACAGCTCGTTCCTGTCGGCCAAGGATTACGACGACATGCAGACCCAGACCCGCGGCAGCTTCGGCGGGCTGGGGATCGAGGTCGGGCAGGAGGACGGGCTGGTCAAGGTGATCTCGCCCATCGACGACACGCCGGCGGCCGAGGCCGGGGTCAGGGCCGGCGACTACATCACCCATGTGAACGGCGAATCGCTGATGGGCATGAACCTGGACGAAGCGGTCGAGAAGATGCGCGGCCCCGTCGGGTCCGAGATCAAGATCACCATCCTGCGCGAGGGCGAGAAGGAGCCCTTCGACCTGACCATCACCCGCGACACGATCAAGCTGACCGTGGTCAAGACCCGCATCGAGGGCCATGCCGTGGTGCTGCGCGTCACCACCTTCAACGACGAGACCTTCTCGACCCTGAAGACCGAGATGGACAAGGCGATCAAGGAAGCGGGCGGCATCGACAAGGTGACGGGTTTCGTTCTGGACCTGCGCAACAATCCGGGCGGGCTGCTGAACCAGGCCATCGAGGTCTCGGACGCCTTCCTCGACAAGGGCGAGATCGTCTCGACCCGCGGCCGCAAGCCCGAGGAAAGCGAGCGCTGGAACGCCAAGCCCGGCGACCTGGCGCAGGGCAAGCCCATGGTGACGCTGATCAACGGCGGCTCCGCCTCGGCCTCGGAGATCGTCACCGGCGCGCTGCAGGACCATCGCCGCGCCATCGTCGTGGGCACCAAAAGCTTCGGCAAGGGCTCGGTGCAGACGGTGATGCCAGTGACCTCGGACAGCGCCATCCGGCTGACCACGGCGCGCTATTACACACCCTCGGGCCGGTCGATCCAGTCGCTGGGCATCCAGCCCGACATCATCGTCGAACAGCCCGCGCCGAAACCGCAGGAGGAGGACGAGGCCGGCAAGCCGCGGACCGAATCGAAATTCCTGAACTCGGAAGCGGATCTGCGCGGGGCGCTGAACAACGATTCGATCAGCGACGAGGAACGCAAGCAGATCGAGGAAGAGGCCAAGCAGGTCGAGGCCACCGCCAAGCTGCGCGAGGAGGATTACCAGCTGGCCTATGCCGTGGATATCCTCAAGGGCCTGGCGGCGGTGGACTATCATGCCCAGGCCGTGCCCGATGCCGCAAAGCCCGCCGTCACCGGCGAGGATGCGGCCCAGGGGGCGCAGGCGGAATGA
- the dapD gene encoding 2,3,4,5-tetrahydropyridine-2,6-dicarboxylate N-succinyltransferase translates to MSNDALEAAIESAWEIRDQITPATRGEVRDAVEATLEALDKGVLRVAEKRGQDWHVNQWAKKAVLLGFRLKDMEVQMGGPQGGTWWDKVDSKFAHWGEAQWQVAGFRAVPNCVVRRSAYIAKGVVLMPSFVNLGAYVDEGTMVDTWATVGSCAQIGKNVHLSGGVGIGGVLEPMQAGPTIIEDNCFIGARSEVVEGCIVREGSVLGMGVFIGKSTKIVDRETGEVMYGEVPAGSVVVAGSMPSKNGVNLYCAVIVKRVDAQTRSKTSINELLRD, encoded by the coding sequence ATGTCGAATGACGCCCTTGAAGCCGCCATCGAATCCGCCTGGGAGATCCGCGACCAGATCACCCCCGCCACCAGGGGCGAGGTCCGCGACGCCGTCGAGGCCACGCTGGAGGCGCTGGACAAGGGCGTTCTGCGCGTCGCCGAAAAGCGCGGCCAGGACTGGCACGTCAACCAGTGGGCGAAAAAGGCCGTGCTGCTGGGCTTTCGCCTGAAGGACATGGAGGTCCAGATGGGCGGCCCGCAGGGCGGCACCTGGTGGGACAAGGTGGACAGCAAGTTCGCCCATTGGGGCGAGGCGCAATGGCAGGTTGCCGGCTTCCGCGCCGTGCCGAACTGTGTCGTGCGCCGCTCGGCCTATATCGCCAAGGGCGTGGTGCTGATGCCCAGTTTCGTGAACCTGGGCGCCTATGTCGACGAGGGCACCATGGTCGATACCTGGGCCACCGTCGGCTCCTGCGCGCAGATCGGCAAGAACGTGCACCTGTCGGGCGGCGTCGGCATCGGCGGCGTGCTGGAGCCGATGCAGGCCGGCCCCACCATCATCGAGGACAATTGCTTCATCGGCGCGCGTTCCGAGGTGGTCGAGGGCTGCATCGTGCGCGAGGGCTCGGTCCTAGGCATGGGCGTCTTTATCGGCAAATCGACCAAGATCGTCGACCGCGAGACCGGCGAGGTCATGTATGGCGAGGTTCCGGCCGGTTCGGTGGTGGTCGCCGGCTCGATGCCCTCGAAGAACGGCGTGAACCTTTATTGCGCGGTGATCGTGAAGCGCGTCGATGCGCAGACCCGCTCCAAGACCTCGATCAACGAGTTGCTGCGCGACTGA
- a CDS encoding GlsB/YeaQ/YmgE family stress response membrane protein, which translates to MQGLGWLAAIIVGGLAGWIASSIMKADTGIILNVILGIVGAIVGNALLGLVGLNAQAGSWLAQGVAGLIGAVILIWLYRAVAG; encoded by the coding sequence ATGCAGGGTTTGGGTTGGCTGGCCGCGATCATCGTCGGCGGTCTTGCGGGCTGGATCGCCAGCAGCATCATGAAGGCGGACACGGGGATCATCCTCAACGTCATCCTGGGCATCGTCGGCGCCATCGTCGGCAATGCGCTTCTGGGCCTGGTCGGGCTGAACGCCCAGGCCGGCAGCTGGCTGGCGCAGGGCGTGGCCGGGCTGATCGGCGCGGTGATCCTGATCTGGCTTTACCGCGCCGTGGCCGGATAG
- a CDS encoding murein hydrolase activator EnvC family protein: MKPRLLLPILLAFGLGSIAPAQPATPAQGDSQLDLAAQEAAEAADLLRAAVGQLDEALTEDDQVASLTRMIRAYEQGMAALREGLRRAGIREQEIRAEFDARRERLGRALGVMTSMQKSPETVLLLHPSGPQSSARAGMILSSVAPGLEAEAREMQQKLEEIRAVRTIQLNAANTLAQGLGQVQEARRLLASAVTDRSSLPVRFGEDPRELTALVESADTLDALASGIAGMEQDVGAPMADFEGAQGSLPLPVLGRVLHRYDEPDAAGVRRPGMVIATAPAALVTLPWPATIRYRGPLLDYGNVMIVEPARGYLMIFAGLAQVFGETGDVLAAGEPVGLMGGQEPPAQEFGAEFVANAAAGGGAGQTETLYVELRKGKETLDPAEWFVMNPIVGEAADGTGRNATGQDGTE; the protein is encoded by the coding sequence ATGAAACCCAGGCTGCTGCTGCCCATTCTGCTGGCCTTCGGGCTCGGCTCGATAGCCCCGGCCCAGCCGGCGACGCCCGCGCAGGGCGATTCGCAACTGGACCTGGCCGCGCAGGAGGCGGCCGAGGCGGCCGACCTGCTGCGCGCCGCCGTGGGCCAGCTGGACGAGGCGCTGACCGAGGACGATCAGGTCGCCTCGCTGACCCGGATGATCCGCGCCTATGAGCAGGGCATGGCCGCGCTGCGCGAGGGTTTGCGCCGTGCCGGCATCCGCGAGCAGGAGATCCGCGCCGAGTTCGACGCCCGGCGCGAGCGGCTGGGCCGGGCGCTGGGGGTGATGACCTCGATGCAGAAATCGCCCGAGACCGTGCTGCTTCTGCATCCCTCGGGGCCGCAATCCTCGGCCCGCGCCGGGATGATCCTGTCCTCGGTCGCGCCGGGGCTGGAAGCCGAGGCCCGCGAGATGCAGCAGAAGCTGGAGGAGATCCGCGCCGTGCGCACGATCCAGCTGAACGCCGCGAACACGCTGGCGCAGGGGCTCGGGCAGGTGCAGGAGGCGCGGCGGCTGCTGGCCTCGGCGGTGACGGACCGCTCCAGCCTGCCGGTGCGCTTCGGCGAGGATCCCAGGGAACTGACCGCGCTGGTGGAATCGGCCGATACGCTGGACGCGCTTGCATCGGGCATCGCCGGGATGGAGCAGGACGTGGGCGCCCCCATGGCCGATTTCGAGGGCGCGCAGGGCAGCCTGCCCTTGCCGGTCCTGGGCCGGGTGCTGCACCGCTATGACGAGCCCGACGCCGCGGGGGTGCGCCGGCCCGGCATGGTCATCGCCACCGCACCCGCCGCGCTGGTCACGCTGCCCTGGCCTGCGACGATCCGCTATCGCGGTCCGCTGCTTGATTACGGCAATGTGATGATCGTTGAGCCCGCGCGCGGGTATCTGATGATATTCGCCGGTCTGGCGCAGGTCTTCGGCGAGACGGGCGACGTGCTGGCGGCGGGCGAGCCGGTGGGGCTGATGGGCGGGCAGGAACCGCCCGCGCAGGAGTTCGGCGCCGAATTCGTCGCCAATGCCGCCGCCGGAGGCGGTGCTGGACAGACCGAGACACTGTATGTTGAACTTCGCAAGGGCAAGGAAACACTAGACCCGGCAGAGTGGTTCGTGATGAATCCCATTGTCGGAGAGGCCGCGGACGGGACAGGCCGCAACGCAACCGGGCAGGACGGAACTGAATGA
- the rlmN gene encoding 23S rRNA (adenine(2503)-C(2))-methyltransferase RlmN produces the protein MNAPSPVTPSAPITQDLLTIPRKLPETARRNLVGLTREQLHEALVEAGTPERQARMRVGQIWQWIYHWGVRDFAQMTNLAKDYRALLAEKFEIALPEIVTRQISADGTRKYLLRINGGHEVETVYIPEENRGTLCISSQVGCTLTCSFCHTGTQKLVRNLTAGEIVGQVLVARDDLDEWPKPGAPKDETRLVSNVVLMGMGEPLYNFDNVRDAMKVVMDGEGISLSRRRVTLSTSGIVPEIARTAEEIGCLLAVSFHATTDETRDRLVPVNKKWNIETLLNALRDYPRLSNSERITFEYVMLDGVNDSDEDARRLVRLIRGIPAKVNLIPFNEWPGSPYRRSSWERIEAFADIVHKAGYASPIRTPRGEDIMAACGQLKSATERGRKSAAQIAAEARA, from the coding sequence ATGAACGCCCCGTCGCCCGTCACGCCCTCTGCCCCGATCACCCAGGATCTGCTGACCATCCCGCGCAAGCTGCCCGAGACGGCGCGCCGCAACCTGGTCGGCCTGACCCGCGAGCAGCTGCACGAGGCGCTGGTCGAGGCCGGCACGCCGGAACGGCAGGCCAGGATGCGCGTCGGCCAGATCTGGCAATGGATCTATCACTGGGGCGTGCGTGATTTCGCGCAGATGACCAACCTGGCCAAGGATTACCGCGCGCTCCTGGCCGAGAAGTTCGAGATCGCCCTGCCCGAGATCGTCACGCGCCAGATCAGCGCCGACGGCACCCGCAAGTACCTGCTGCGCATCAATGGCGGCCATGAGGTTGAGACCGTCTATATCCCCGAGGAAAACCGCGGCACGCTTTGCATCTCTAGCCAGGTGGGCTGCACGCTGACCTGTTCCTTCTGCCACACCGGCACGCAGAAGCTGGTGCGCAACCTGACCGCGGGCGAGATCGTCGGCCAGGTGCTGGTGGCCCGCGACGACCTGGACGAATGGCCGAAGCCCGGCGCGCCCAAGGACGAGACGCGGCTGGTCTCGAACGTGGTGCTGATGGGCATGGGCGAGCCGCTCTACAATTTCGACAATGTCCGCGACGCGATGAAGGTGGTGATGGATGGCGAAGGCATCAGCCTGTCGCGCCGCCGCGTCACGCTGTCGACCAGCGGCATCGTCCCGGAAATCGCCAGGACCGCCGAGGAGATCGGCTGCCTGCTGGCGGTCAGCTTCCATGCCACCACCGACGAGACCCGCGACAGGCTGGTGCCGGTGAACAAGAAGTGGAACATCGAAACGCTGCTGAATGCGCTGCGCGACTATCCGCGGCTGTCGAACTCGGAACGCATCACCTTCGAATACGTGATGCTGGACGGGGTGAACGACAGCGACGAGGATGCGCGCCGGCTGGTCCGGCTGATCCGCGGCATCCCGGCCAAGGTGAACCTGATCCCCTTCAACGAATGGCCCGGCTCGCCCTATCGCCGTTCCAGCTGGGAGCGGATCGAGGCCTTCGCCGACATCGTCCACAAGGCCGGCTATGCCTCGCCCATCCGCACGCCCAGGGGCGAGGACATCATGGCCGCCTGCGGCCAGCTGAAATCCGCGACCGAGCGCGGCCGCAAATCCGCCGCCCAGATCGCGGCCGAGGCCCGCGCCTAA
- the rlmH gene encoding 23S rRNA (pseudouridine(1915)-N(3))-methyltransferase RlmH, with product MRMVIAAVGRLRQGPEAKLIAEYLDRHAKAGRALGLPPVTLAEVEDRRSGGMAAEAALLARAVPDGAALVVLDERGQMLSSPEFAGRIAGWRDQARDVAFVIGGADGIDPGLRDRADLAISFGRMVWPHMLARVMLAEQIYRATTILAGSPYHRE from the coding sequence ATGCGCATGGTCATTGCCGCGGTCGGGCGGCTGCGGCAGGGCCCCGAGGCGAAGCTGATCGCCGAATATCTGGACCGTCACGCCAAGGCGGGCCGCGCCTTGGGCCTGCCGCCCGTGACCCTGGCCGAGGTCGAGGACAGGCGCAGCGGCGGCATGGCGGCCGAGGCCGCGCTGCTGGCCAGGGCCGTTCCTGACGGTGCCGCCCTGGTGGTGCTGGACGAGCGCGGCCAGATGCTGAGTTCCCCCGAATTTGCCGGCCGCATTGCCGGCTGGCGCGACCAGGCGCGCGATGTCGCCTTCGTGATCGGCGGCGCCGATGGCATCGACCCCGGCCTGCGCGACCGCGCCGATCTGGCCATCAGCTTCGGCCGCATGGTCTGGCCGCATATGCTGGCCCGCGTCATGCTGGCCGAGCAGATCTATCGCGCCACCACCATCCTGGCCGGCAGCCCCTATCACCGGGAATGA
- the rsfS gene encoding ribosome silencing factor has translation MTSDQLLDRILASLDDDKAEDVVTIDLRGRSAMADHMVIASGRNARQVASIAEKLIERLKEQTGRSARIEGKETGDWVLIDTDDVIVHVFRPEVREFYQLEKMWMPADALRSATLERLRAEHAAAEAGKPRI, from the coding sequence CTGACGAGCGATCAGCTACTGGACCGCATTCTTGCCTCTCTTGACGACGACAAGGCCGAAGATGTCGTGACCATCGACCTGCGCGGCCGCTCGGCCATGGCCGATCACATGGTGATCGCCTCGGGCCGGAACGCGCGGCAGGTGGCCTCGATCGCCGAAAAGCTGATCGAGCGCCTGAAGGAGCAGACCGGCCGCTCGGCCCGCATCGAGGGCAAGGAAACCGGCGATTGGGTGCTGATCGACACCGACGACGTGATCGTCCATGTCTTCCGCCCCGAGGTCCGCGAGTTCTATCAGCTGGAAAAGATGTGGATGCCCGCCGACGCCCTGCGCTCGGCCACGCTGGAGCGGCTGCGCGCCGAACACGCCGCCGCCGAGGCCGGCAAGCCCCGCATCTGA
- a CDS encoding lytic murein transglycosylase: MTRRISRIATMAVLTLALAGCGVSLNQGPGAVGGGHFGGLPTAGGQGSEAGFRNWVQSFRPRALAAGISPATFDSAMAGAHYQPGIVALDRKQSEFTKPVWEYLDGAIGTRGATGRAKAAQYAGTLSAIEARYGVPREIVLAVWGMESNFGANRGNTRIVPALATLAYDGRRGEFFAGELVAALRIIQSGDVDSAHMVGSWAGAMGHTQFMPSSFLGHAVDFNGDGRRDIWSDDPTDALASTASYLRQNGWRPGQSWGTEVILPPGFDFNQAGKSVQHSGSQWAAMGVRTVSGAPVPSGSILAPAGARGPAFLITENFRAILKYNASDSYALGVAYLGEAIAGRRGIQGSWPRGDRTLSNSEKAEIQRLLMARGFDTGGVDGKLGSQSTEAIKAFQRSRGVTPDGYADTRLLAMLRG; the protein is encoded by the coding sequence ATGACCAGACGCATCTCGCGCATCGCGACCATGGCCGTGCTGACCCTTGCCCTGGCAGGCTGCGGCGTGTCGCTGAACCAGGGACCGGGCGCCGTCGGCGGCGGCCATTTCGGCGGGCTGCCCACGGCCGGCGGGCAGGGCTCCGAGGCGGGCTTCCGCAACTGGGTGCAAAGCTTCCGCCCGCGCGCGTTGGCGGCCGGCATCTCGCCCGCGACCTTCGACAGCGCCATGGCCGGGGCGCATTACCAGCCCGGCATCGTGGCGCTCGACCGCAAGCAAAGCGAGTTCACCAAGCCGGTCTGGGAATACCTCGACGGCGCCATCGGCACGCGCGGCGCGACCGGCCGCGCCAAGGCCGCGCAATATGCCGGCACGCTTTCGGCCATTGAGGCGCGCTACGGCGTCCCGCGCGAGATCGTGCTGGCGGTCTGGGGCATGGAATCCAACTTCGGCGCCAATCGCGGCAATACCCGGATCGTGCCGGCCTTGGCGACGCTGGCCTATGACGGAAGGCGCGGCGAATTTTTCGCCGGCGAGCTGGTGGCGGCGCTGCGCATCATCCAGTCGGGCGACGTGGACAGCGCCCATATGGTCGGCAGCTGGGCCGGGGCCATGGGGCATACGCAGTTCATGCCCTCGTCCTTCCTCGGCCATGCGGTCGATTTCAACGGCGACGGCCGCCGCGACATCTGGTCGGACGACCCGACCGACGCGCTGGCCTCGACCGCCAGCTATCTGCGCCAGAACGGCTGGCGCCCCGGCCAGAGCTGGGGGACCGAGGTGATCCTGCCGCCGGGCTTCGACTTCAACCAGGCCGGCAAGTCGGTGCAGCATTCCGGCAGCCAATGGGCGGCGATGGGGGTGCGCACGGTCAGCGGTGCGCCGGTGCCCTCGGGCTCGATCCTGGCGCCGGCAGGTGCCCGCGGCCCGGCCTTCCTGATCACGGAAAACTTCCGCGCCATCCTGAAATACAATGCCTCGGACAGCTACGCCCTCGGCGTGGCCTATCTGGGCGAGGCCATCGCCGGCCGCCGCGGCATCCAGGGCAGCTGGCCGCGCGGCGACCGCACGCTGTCGAACAGCGAAAAGGCCGAGATCCAGCGGTTGCTGATGGCCCGCGGCTTCGACACCGGCGGGGTGGACGGCAAGCTCGGCAGCCAGTCGACCGAGGCGATCAAGGCCTTCCAGCGTTCCCGCGGCGTGACGCCCGACGGCTATGCCGATACCCGCCTGCTGGCCATGCTGCGCGGCTAG
- a CDS encoding RNA pyrophosphohydrolase, whose amino-acid sequence MSADLLGPSGLPYRPCAGVVLINPAGLVFAGQRIDNPGPAWQMPQGGIDRGETPRQAALRELVEETGVTTDLVDVLAETPGWVTYDLPPELLGKVWKGKYGGQKQKWFAMRFLGDDSAVRIATDHPEFDRWQWMRAADVVDSIVPFKRQVYAQVLGEFRDILA is encoded by the coding sequence ATGAGCGCGGACCTGCTTGGTCCCTCGGGCCTGCCCTATCGCCCCTGTGCGGGCGTGGTGCTGATCAACCCGGCGGGGCTGGTCTTTGCCGGGCAGCGCATCGACAATCCCGGCCCGGCCTGGCAGATGCCGCAGGGCGGCATCGACCGGGGCGAGACCCCGCGCCAGGCGGCGCTGCGCGAGCTGGTCGAGGAAACCGGGGTGACCACCGACCTGGTCGATGTGCTGGCGGAAACGCCGGGCTGGGTGACCTATGACCTGCCGCCGGAACTGCTGGGCAAGGTCTGGAAGGGCAAATACGGCGGCCAGAAGCAGAAATGGTTCGCCATGCGCTTCCTGGGCGATGATTCGGCGGTACGGATCGCCACCGACCATCCCGAGTTCGACCGCTGGCAATGGATGCGGGCGGCGGATGTGGTGGACAGCATCGTGCCCTTCAAGCGCCAGGTCTATGCCCAAGTGCTGGGCGAGTTTCGCGACATCCTAGCCTGA